From Oreochromis niloticus isolate F11D_XX linkage group LG14, O_niloticus_UMD_NMBU, whole genome shotgun sequence, one genomic window encodes:
- the mpzl3 gene encoding myelin protein zero-like protein 3, whose protein sequence is MRRPLRRTSALNVVLLLYWLCCLAPSPVSSITVTTPPEVHASKGDTVTLSCSFTSTSRPTSKMTVDWSYRPQSGGPPMMFLHFSSRAYPPTEGQFGGRIRWQGTPARGDASISLINATLNDNGTFTCTVRNPPDVHGSTTSHTVLTVTPRVPSIRFSDVAVLLFFILLPSAVITLILIGRMMCPKKERNQSKAHRSPIEVTEGDEYGIPGYTHKEDRAKCCDLYLMDSDEEYYLKDFKKRPPEVEGYADSHC, encoded by the exons CTCCTTCCCCAGTCTCCTCCATCACAGTGACCACACCACCAGAGGTCCATGCATCTAAAGGAGATACTGTCACATTGTCCTGTTCATTTACTTCCACAAGTAGGCCAACTAGTAAGATGACAGTTGACTGGTCTTACCGGCCGCAGAGTGGAGGTCCACCAATGATG tTTCTCCACTTCTCCTCACGAGCATACCCACCAACAGAGGGTCAGTTCGGCGGTCGAATCCGGTGGCAAGGCACCCCGGCACGTGGAGATGCTTCCATCTCTTTAATCAATGCCACACTGAATGACAATGGGACCTTTACATGCACAGTCAGAAACCCTCCTGATGTCCACGGGTCCACGACTTCACACACTGTACTTACTGTCACACCAAGGG tgccCAGCATTCGCTTCTCAGATGTTGCAGTCCTCCTTTTTTTCATCCTCCTCCCCTCTGCTGTCATAACCCTCATTCTTATTGGACGGATGATGTGTCCCAAGAAAGAGCGTAACCAATCGAAGGCCCACAGATCACCCATAGAGGTCACAGAGGG GGATGAATATGGCATCCCAGgatacacacacaaagaagaTAGGGCCAAATGCTGTGACCTATATCTGATG gaCTCAGACGAAGAGTATTACTTAAAAGACTTTAAAAAGAGGCCTCCTGAAGTCGAAGGCTATGCTGACTCCCACTGCTAG